The proteins below come from a single Alnus glutinosa chromosome 9, dhAlnGlut1.1, whole genome shotgun sequence genomic window:
- the LOC133876732 gene encoding uncharacterized protein LOC133876732 produces MDKSWMKLPRSSREYIRGVMAFVKFAREHESAGIIEGYTEWIMHGELLVPPVHNKTTHEAPRTLQVDSIPLNGGSSGMQDMLTDVFAMHDVCVEVGGSQVGVDAEAESESVDVEIEDSNRVPNKLRQLLKDVDTPLHGNTKHSKLGAIVRLYSIKCMSGWSNTSFSMLLEFINELMHPDASLPKDTYEAKKYLKDLGLEYEKILACRKGCMLFWRENEKLDKCTFCNESRWKDDLTNKDGSTKSLKKKPVKVLRWFPLIPRLQRLFMSHHTSPHMKWHAQGRTKDGVLRHPADGEAWKAFDSRYPVFASDPRNVRLGLASQRWLPPDHPWRRNKRRFNGAQEMVGPPKVPDGDEIMSQLECVVNRARTGQKLPVGEVDWKRRSVLYDLPYWKYQLLRHNIDVMHTEKNVVDNILGTLLDMSGKTKDNHEARQDLRNMKLRPELHSFITENEKTDFLQVFHDVRVPDGYSSNVSRCVKLKECTVGGLKSHGNHIIMQQLMPIALRGNLPDDVVRPLIELCVFFRDICSKTLRVEDLDRLENQIPIM; encoded by the exons ATGGATAAGAGTTGGATGAAGTTGCCGCGAAGTTCGCGAGAGTATATTCGCGGGGTTATGgcgtttgtgaaatttgcacgTGAACATGAGA GTGCCGGGATTATTGAGGGTTACACTGAGTGGATAATGCATGGGGAATTACTTGTCCCTCCCGTTCATAACAAGACAACACATGAAGCTCCCAGGACGCTTCAAGTGGATAGCATTCCACTAAATGGGGGGTCCAGTGGGATGCAAGACATGCTTACTGATGTTTTTGCGATGCACGATGTTTGTGTAGAAGTCGGTGGGTCTCAAGTGGGAGTTGACGCCGAAGCTGAATCCGAGTCTGtggatgttgaaattgaagactCTAACAGGGTGCCGAATAAGTTAAGACAATTGCTAAAGGATGTCGATACGCCACTCCATggaaatacaaaacatagcaaattgggAGCTATTGTGCGTCTATATAGTATTAAGTGTATGAGCGGTTGGAGCAATACATCATTCTCCATGTTGCTCGAATTCATCAATGAGCTGATGCATCCAGATGCAAGTTTGCCTAAAGACACATACGAGGCAAAAAAGTACTTGAAGGATTTGGGCCTTGAGTATGAGAAGATATTGGCTTGTCGCAAAggttgtatgttgttttggagggaaaatgaaaagttggacaaATGTACATTCTGCAATGAGTCCAGGTGGAAGGATGACTTAACTAATAAAGATGGGTCgacaaaaagtttgaaaaaaaagccGGTCAAAGTGTTGCGTTGGTTTCCTCTAATACCAAGGCTGCAGAGGTTGTTTATGTCCCATCATACATCGCCACATATGAAGTGGCACGCTCAAGGCCGTACAAAAGACGGTGTGTTGAGGCATCCGGCCGATGGAGAAGCATGGAAGGCATTCGATTCACGTTACCCAGTATTCGCATCAGACCCGCGAAATGTGAGGCTTGGTTTAGCGTCACA GCGATGGTTGCCTCCGGATCATCCATGGAGAAGAAACAAGAGACGATTCAACGGTGCGCAGGAAATGGTTGGTCCTCCCAAAGTGCCGGATGGCGATGAGATCATGAGCCAGTTAGAGTGTGTTGTCAATCGGGCAAGGACCGGACAGAAGCTGCCGGTTGGGGAAGTAGATTGGAAGAGGCGAAGTGTATTATACGATTTGCCTTATTGGAAATATCAATTACTACGCCATAACATTGATGTGATGCACACAGAGAAAAATGTGGTTGATAACATACTTGGCACGCTATTGGACATGAGCGGTAAAACCAAAGACAACCACGAAGCACGTCAAGACTTGCGTAATATGAAATTGAGACCAGAACTCCATTCATTTATCACGGAAAAcg agaagactgaCTTCCTGCAAGTGTTCCATGATGTTAGAGTGCCCGATGGATATTCTTCAAATGTATCACGTTGTGTCAAGCTCAAGGAATGTACTGTTGGGGGTTTGAAGAGTCATGGCAATCACATAATCATGCAACAACTCATGCCAATTGCACTTCGAGGAAACTTACCGGATGATGTTGTGAGGCCTTTGATTGAGCTATGTGTGTTCTTTAGGgatatttgttcaaaaacactGAGGGTGGAAGATCTGGATCGTCTAGAGAATCAAATACCAataatgtag